A genomic region of Macrobrachium nipponense isolate FS-2020 chromosome 40, ASM1510439v2, whole genome shotgun sequence contains the following coding sequences:
- the LOC135212083 gene encoding uncharacterized protein LOC135212083 codes for MKPDVDDEEKESHLKQENTGPDMERDKSEGSPESEEGKHSPSESPPRKKRLKTFGGSMKDEEKNQYLSEEELERDGDDPDDYIEEIKSSPKKSPSEDEETVDDNSSLHNEQESSKSEEKGLSGKSLAELQKAMKPCTVQIKKLVKTRHEVTVKEGQEEILEKSSDDSHNKGGLSPGKVSRTYPGPTRKVSMFSKPDGRRYMILDRATIKGMMEKGLIQPIEKDGSNQTAAYRAVMPKNKPSILCRVDSPGAPGESPPVAISDKNSESSGSQDSSPFSSAATSASGTSAGSNLKFQVPTSIVVKNASGGLSQVLTTPVFVKTTVSGGGSVSGKYVTLPSALPNQIQKDESSKSLTVTSGSSAPVIVQSLKNTSEGSVAVTLPNDKALSSDQNPDDLDAVPCDSVDMTDSDEDVKKKKFGVPTGVCKVLKSMKMYQYVDKFDTEDSATRNLVAPKNSHNVRWVAVPNNPGDPTPDCGPKIQRCTPPILPISVPEVPDSLENCPLETKNGHISPAEERPASGIDYYDHYKIRELRQKQKDQLMYHRKRYSELLMTYNELASRYDEIKDVGTIRQILTDAKKYMKKDHVLFFRNEMLLKDRSGTGHRYSPKFMLMLMRYYNKSPVGYRFLRQIFTLPAVRTLLNWQNKSLHMRKKKKLLSAQGLALGENDNENSGGSGKNINGETNPVVTPRVPGGINFYDSDSDDGAEIGKVLQEKVYVSKANEESDKDFDGMTSSKNIVFDVPV; via the exons GGCCAGATATGGAAAGAGACAAAAGTGAAGGAAGTCCTGAAAGTGAGGAGGGCAAACATTCTCCATCTGAGTCACCTCccagaaaaaaaagactgaaaacatTTGGGGGATCCatgaaagatgaagaaaagaATCAGTATTTGTCAGAAGAAGAGCTAGAAAGGGATGGAGATGATCCTGATGATTATATTGAAGAGATCAAGTCTTCGCCAAAAAAGTCACCTAGTGAGGATGAAGAAACTGTGGATGACAATTCATCTTTGCACAATGAACAAGAGTCTTCTAAATCTGAAGAAAAGGGATTAAGTGGAAAATCACTTGCAGAATTACAAAAGGCCATGAAACCTTGTACTGTGCAAATTAAAAAACTAGTTAAAACAAGGCATGAAGTTACTGTTAAAGAAG GGCAAGAGGAGATTTTGGAGAAATCCAGTGATGATTCACACAACAAAGGGGGTTTATCACCAGGAAAAGTATCACGCACTT ATCCTGGCCCGACTAGGAAGGTTAGCATGTTTTCGAAACCAGATGGAAGAAGATACATGATCCTTGACAGGGCCACAATAAAGGGAATGATGGAGAAGGGACTCATCCAACCCATTGAGAAAG ATGGATCAAACCAGACAGCTGCGTATAGAGCTGTAATGCCAAAAAACAAACCGTCTATACTATGTAGAGTAGATTCTCCAGGTGCTCCTGGGGAATCGCCACCTGTTGCCATTTCTGACAAAAACTCAGAATCATCTGGTTCTCAAGATTCTAGTCCTTTTTCATCTGCTGCAACATCAGCATCTGGGACTTCTGCAGGCAGCAATCTCAAGTTTCAAGTTCCAACATCTATTGTCGTAAAAAATGCTAGTGGTGGGCTTAGTCAAGTTTTAACTACCCCAGTGTTTGTTAAAACCACAGTATCTGGGGGGGGTTCAGTTTCTGGAAAGTATGTTACCCTTCCTTCAGCTCTCCCAAATCAAATTCAGAAGGATGAATCTTCTAAATCTTTGACAGTAACAAGTGGTTCATCTGCACCAGTTATAGTGCAGAGTCTTAAGAATACCTCAGAAGGGTCTGTAGCAGTGACTTTACCTAATGACAAAGCTCTCAGCTCTGATCAAAATCCAGATGATCTGGATGCGGTGCCTTGTGACTCTGTTGATATGACAGATAGTGATGAAgatgtaaagaaaaagaaatttggtGTTCCTACGGGTGTATGTAAGGTTTTAAAATCAATGAAGATGTATCAGTATGTTGACAAATTTGACACGGAGGACAGTGCTACCCGTAATCTAGTTGCACCAAAGAATTCCCATAATGTCCGGTGGGTGGCTGTACCCAATAATCCAGGAGATCCTACACCTGATTGTGGACCAAAAATTCAACGCTGCACTCCTCCAATTTTGCCCATCAGTGTACCTGAGGTTCCAGATTCCTTGGAAAATTGCCCACTTGAAACCAAAAATGGTCACATTTCAC CTGCAGAAGAGAGACCAGCAAGTGGAATTGATTATTATGACCATTATAAAATTCGTGAGCTTAGACAGAAGCAAAAGGATCAGCTTATGTATCACAGGAAGAGGTATAGTGAGTTATTGATGACTTACAATGAGCTTGCAAGCAGGTATGATGAAATTAAGGATGTTGGCACCATTCGCCAAATCTTGACAGATGCGAAGAAGTATATGAAAAAGGATCATGTTTTGTTCTTCAGAAATGAAATGTTACTTAAAGACCGAAGTGGTACTGGTCATCGATATTCTCCTAAATTTATGTTGATGTTGATGAGGTATTATAATAAGAGTCCAGTTGGCTATCGATTTTTGAGACAGATTTTTACACTACCTGCAGTCAGAACATTGTTGAACTGGCAAAATAAGAGTTTGcatatgagaaagaaaaagaaattgctATCAGCTCAAGGTCTTGCATTAGGAGAGAATGATAATGAGAATAGTGGTggtagtggaaaaaatattaatggtgAAACTAACCCTGTTGTCACACCCCGGGTGCCTGGTGGGATAAATTTTTATGATTCTGACTCTGATGATGGTGCTGAAATTGGTAAGGTGTTGCAGGAAAAAGTTTATGTAAGTAAAGCAAATGAAGAATCTGATAAAGATTTTGATGGTATGACTTCAAGTAAGAATATTGTATTTGATGTACCAGTATAA